A genome region from Pyrenophora tritici-repentis strain M4 chromosome 9, whole genome shotgun sequence includes the following:
- a CDS encoding WD domain containing protein: MADVAPQLKRKREEAAAQKKAKKQRKDEAAAALENSRNGQPGTPATNSTPKTKNTSTSKKQSNAMPTTNGASKDATSETPVTALKANKSPARENGSANDDEKDAATATQTPSKAPKRLVEEVVNGEAHGTPQAAEKVEHKKKDKKEKKRKDKAKRDELVETEPSVPITKSRKSTRYTTSASQGGWFLPADPIFSTDEKYLLVADSNILRVYSTETSLLAHTLSEGDIGNITAYALSATSPHLVYVAYSVGQIIMWDWVAARQIGRWHVDVKVKNMAVIIKPASDEDFVYCHEADSVCIRALRTSRQTSEKSERSQLKQLLKTNSEICGIRVLLQGKYVVVATADSITIGKRVKPSRTALAEFEYLWREFKLSKHITTFDVYHREQNEPGNGKKAAHDQRDVIDIAVGDETGVILLFEDILASIAAVESSQKGKKDRLDSADSLRPKRLHWHREAVGAVKWSLDGNYVISGGDETVLTIWQLATGLPQHLPHLSAAIENVVVSPTGASYALTLANNSIIVLSTTELEARSNIIGIQSRRIDIDQLPRETKSDKMHLDMFEAVPTCVNPTNPYEVVFAVPSSQPRRKKEGLRPEPYLQTFDLANERAKARQALTRNNATESNVGPDGSRIKEPKVTHIQISHDGEWLATVDEWIPPRSDTGYLNEGIPEFNEQERVNRREVYLKIWRRDKNTTQWKLETRIDAPHFFEDVCGNGRVFDLIADPANAGFATVGEDHVVRIWRPKTRSRDGVVVRGAQQEGLVTWSLDRTVEINDKLDITEGSQQSLPPRTSRLAFSADGSVLAVSISWDLEEDAGVTHLIDAHTATIRRSLTEIDVTALSGMGFVGQYLIVVADAITVWDMVSDRLAHSLAIQTPSMGRLERVPLVRLAINETDGTFAVSLPQFEKNEKFSTNVKSASSRVCIYTPERQNPIFKDTFFGISLALVSRRSESGYVVLDSRSYIKTITPTAGPLQLPSPPPETTDMRVTYLATQEQEEDEEMADDRPLAKFVVEEDLTQDMEYDEHVFNLQDLQNVLHDGTVPPPPQGLFTNILALIGGKQQKVHA; the protein is encoded by the exons CCTGGAACTCCGGCGACCAATTCGACACCCAAAACCAAGAATACGTCTACGTCCAAGAAGCAATCAAATGCGATGCCCACGACGAATGGTGCGAGCAAAGATGCGACGAGTGAAACACCCGTAACTGCATTGAAAGCCAACAAATCTCCAGCACGGGAAAATGGGTCTGCCAATGACGATGAAAAAGATGCAGCCACTGCGACGCAGACTCCAAGTAAAGCGCCTAAACGATTAGTGGAGGAAGTAGTGAATGGCGAAGCGCATGGCACACCACAGGCGGCGGAGAAGGTAGAGCACAAAaagaaggacaagaaggagaagaagcgcaaggaCAAGGCGAAGCGTGATGAACTTGTCGAGACAGAACCGTCAGTACCGATAACGAAGAGCAGAAAGTCGACACGTTATACTACATCTGCATCTCAAGGAGGGTGGTTTTTGCCTGCGGATCCTATATTTTCTACTGATGAGAAATATTTGCTTGTCGCCGATTCCAACATCTTGCGCGTCTACAGCACCGAGACATCTCTGCTCGCACATACTCTATCCGAAGGAGACATCGGAAACATTACAGCCTACGCTCTATCGGCTACTTCGCCTCACTTAGTTTACGTCGCCTATTCCGTCGGACAAATCATAATGTGGGACTGGGTAGCTGCTAGACAGATCGGTCGCTGGCATGTTGATGTCAAAGTCAAAAACATGGCAGTCATCATCAAGCCTGCGTCTGATGAAGACTTTGTATACTGCCATGAAGCAGACAGCGTCTGCATACGAGCACTTCGCACCAGCCGCCAGACGTCCGAAAAGTCCGAGAGGTCACAACTGAAGCAGTTGCTCAAGACCAACTCCGAGATTTGCGGTATCAGGGTGCTTCTTCAGGGCAAATACGTCGTCGTGGCTACTGCCGATTCCATCACTATTGGAAAGCGCGTAAAGCCCAGCAGGACAGCTCTCGCGGAGTTTGAATATCTCTGGCGCGAATTCAAGTTGTCAAAGCACATCACCACTTTCGATGTTTATCACCGCGAGCAAAATGAGCCTGGCAATGGAAAAAAGGCCGCACATGACCAACGAGACGTTATCGACATTGCCGTTGGTGACGAGACTGGTGTCATCCTGCTCTTTGAAGACATATTGGCCTCCATTGCTGCGGTTGAGAGCAGTCAAAAGGGCAAGAAGGATAGGCTGGACAGCGCTGATAGTCTTAGGCCAAAGCGATTGCACTGGCATAGAGAAGCGGTGGGTGCAGTCAAGTGGTCGCTGGATG GCAACTATGTCATTTCCGGTGGCGATGAAACTGTCCTTACGATCTGGCAGCTTGCCACGGGACTACCACAGCATCTGCCCCATCTTTCCGCCGCTATCGAAAACGTCGTCGTCTCTCCCACTGGCGCATCCTATGCCTTGACACTAGCCAACAACTCGATCATTGTCCTTTCCACGACCGAACTCGAGGCGCGGTCGAACATCATCGGTATTCAATCACGACGAATTGATATCGACCAACTGCCCAGGGAGACAAAGTCTGACAAGATGCATCTGGATATGTTTGAAGCGGTGCCTACATGTGTCAATCCGACAAACCCTTACGAAGTTGTTTTTGCGGTACCTTCGTCACAACCTCGTCGTAAGAAGGAGGGCCTGAGGCCCGAGCCATACCTTCAAACTTTCGATCTAGCCAATGAACGCGCCAAGGCCCGACAGGCACTCACTCGCAACAATGCCACAGAGTCAAACGTAGGACCCGATGGCAGCCGGATCAAAGAGCCCAAAGTTACCCATATTCAGATCAGCCATGATGGAGAATGGCTCGCAACTGTTGACGAATGGATTCCACCGCGGTCTGATACCGGTTACTTGAACGAAGGCATTCCAGAGTTTAACGAGCAAGAGCGTGTGAACCGTCGCGAGGTGTATCTCAAGATCTGGCGACGCGACAAAAACACTACGCAGTGGAAGCTGGAAACTCGAATCGATGCGCCGCATTTCTTTGAGGATGTCTGCGGCAATGGCCGTGTCTTTGATCTCATTGCCGATCCTGCTAATGCCGGCTTTGCTACTGTTGGAGAAGACCATGTCGTACGGATATGGAGACCCAAGACGCGCTCACGCGACGGGGTCGTGGTTCGCGGAGCTCAGCAAGAAGGACTCGTCACGTGGTCTTTGGATCGCACAGTTGAGATCAACGACAAGCTTGATATTACCGAAGGTTCACAACAATCATTGCCGCCACGCACTTCACGCCTAGCCTTTTCTGCAGATGGATCCGTTCTTGCCGTCTCCATCTCATGGGACCTTGAAGAAGATGCTGGTGTCACACACTTGATTGACGCACACACTGCGACAATCCGACGATCACTAACCGAGATTGACGTGACAGCGCTCTCTGGCATGGGATTTGTAGGACAGTACCTCATCGTAGTCGCCGACGCCATTACCGTCTGGGACATGGTATCTGACCGTCTCGCACACAGCCTTGCTATCCAAACCCCTAGTATGGGACGTCTGGAACGCGTACCCTTGGTTCGACTAGCCATCAATGAGACAGACGGCACTTTCGCCGTTTCGCTCCCCCAATTCGAAAAGAACGAGAAGTTCTCGACCAACGTCAAAAGCGCTTCATCCAGAGTATGCATCTACACGCCCGAGCGCCAGAACCCAATCTTCAAAGACACTTTCTTCGGCATCTCCCTAGCCCTCGTCTCAAGAAGAAGCGAAAGCGGTTACGTGGTGCTTGATTCTCGGTCTTACATCAAAACCATCACCCCGACTGCCGGTCCTTTGCAACTCCCCTCTCCCCCGCCAGAGACAACCGACATGCGCGTGACTTACCTTGCGACACAAGAACAagaggaagacgaggagatgGCGGACGATAGACCATTGGCGAAGTTCGTTGTGGAGGAGGATCTCACGCAGGACATGGAGTATGATGAGCATGTGTTTAATCTTCAGGACCTGCAGAATGTGCTGCATGATGGAACGGTGCCTCCGCCGCCACAGGGCCTTTTCACCAATATTTTGGCGCTTATTGGAGGGAAACAACAAAAGGTTCATGCGTAG